A genome region from Brassica oleracea var. oleracea cultivar TO1000 chromosome C2, BOL, whole genome shotgun sequence includes the following:
- the LOC106325023 gene encoding ocs element-binding factor 1-like, producing the protein MNKTEMGSPASGNCSSGLQNYGSESDERKRKRKESNRESARRSRMRKQKHLDDLTAQIAHLREENSHIVAGISVTTQQYVTIEGENSVLRAQFLELNQRLNSLNEIVEIAGGFWMETGQGGGVIGYGGGGGGFYDGVMNPLNLGFYNQTLMASASTVSADVFNCC; encoded by the coding sequence ATGAACAAAACTGAAATGGGATCTCCCGCGAGCGGAAACTGCTCGTCCGGTTTACAAAACTACGGTTCTGAGTCGGATGAGCGGAAGAGGAAGAGGAAAGAGTCGAACAGAGAGTCGGCGAGGAGGTCGAGGATGAGGAAGCAGAAGCATTTGGATGATCTAACGGCTCAGATCGCTCATCTCCGGGAAGAAAACAGCCATATCGTCGCCGGGATCTCCGTCACGACGCAGCAATACGTTACCATCGAGGGGGAGAACTCCGTTCTCAGAGCTCAGTTTCTGGAGCTCAACCAGCGACTAAATTCCCTCAACGAGATTGTGGAAATCGCCGGAGGATTTTGGATGGAAACGGGTCAGGGAGGAGGAGTGATCGGTTACGGAGGCGGTGGAGGAGGGTTTTACGACGGAGTGATGAATCCTCTCAATCTAGGGTTTTATAACCAAACTCTCATGGCTTCTGCTTCTACTGTTTCTGCTGATGTTTTCAACTGTTGTTAA